A DNA window from Syntrophales bacterium contains the following coding sequences:
- a CDS encoding DEAD/DEAH box helicase: MSSSGLLDRSVASAFYGQFPTLHPVQEAAIEPILQGKNIVLSSGTGSGKTEAVLAPLINRYRREALGKDALTILYIAPTKALVNDLLKRIYLPLQKINLKLGLRHGDHDDLAGSGTPHVLITTPESLEVLLIRKEKRLFDVKAIIIDEVHLLYNTQRGLHLSVLLKRLSHFTERKIQWVALSATVGVLSNVRDFLFGADEEAVFLQYPAERTIDANIRQISDEESFLRLIKRLVEGDGGVKLLVFANSRRICEKLMGILTLDKSLEHNVFAHYSSLSPELRIETEKKFASASTAICVATSTLELGIDIGDIDAVILWGPPANTESFLQRIGRGNRRQNKTNAVCLIPYDSETPICDVLRFLALVDAAQKGELPILDPYDLYGAASQQCLSMIASENGRYMRIADLCRIFDHKHHLSRATIEDILAELADNGYLQRHGFKNQYGADQKLYELVDYRMIYGNFGANSQSVDVYQESKKLGNVPSINLLRLKSGMHVRFGGKAWLVRRASAEGFILDPIKARLRVEAVDFVYPGGGIGFDGFLCNRMWKIIHSNRIIRTLMTDALYHDFRIFRENLTRMCGPDQIPYIEQGNGYRYLTFGGYLINKALCLMTNQWDFKADDVSLRCASPIVWSAIPSEPKDYETVFHSLFEMSGNQSLYQTLLPPALQLQEYLQSWLKDKTIRKVLQRLQKSEAVRVDPELLGSIIADDL, from the coding sequence CGAACCTATCCTTCAAGGCAAAAATATAGTCCTGTCATCAGGAACAGGCTCCGGAAAAACGGAAGCGGTGCTTGCGCCCCTGATCAATCGTTATCGACGGGAAGCATTGGGGAAGGATGCGCTGACAATTCTTTATATCGCTCCCACAAAAGCATTAGTGAACGACCTATTAAAGAGAATTTATTTGCCACTGCAGAAAATCAATTTGAAACTTGGTTTGCGCCATGGCGATCATGACGATTTGGCGGGGAGCGGCACCCCTCACGTACTCATCACCACCCCTGAATCCCTGGAGGTTCTACTTATAAGAAAAGAAAAACGTCTATTTGACGTAAAAGCGATCATCATCGATGAAGTACACTTGTTATACAATACGCAACGGGGGCTTCATCTCTCCGTCCTACTCAAACGGCTTAGTCACTTTACGGAGAGAAAGATTCAATGGGTGGCGTTATCTGCGACAGTCGGCGTTCTCTCCAATGTACGAGACTTTCTTTTTGGTGCTGATGAAGAAGCCGTCTTCCTTCAATATCCGGCGGAACGAACCATTGATGCTAATATTAGGCAGATAAGTGATGAAGAATCTTTTTTGAGACTCATAAAACGGTTGGTGGAAGGAGATGGTGGTGTAAAGTTACTCGTTTTTGCAAATTCACGACGTATCTGTGAGAAATTGATGGGCATCCTGACTCTGGACAAGTCGCTCGAACACAACGTATTTGCCCACTATTCCTCTTTGTCTCCGGAACTAAGAATTGAAACAGAAAAGAAATTTGCTTCGGCCAGTACCGCAATATGTGTTGCAACCAGCACATTGGAATTAGGCATCGACATTGGAGATATAGACGCCGTCATATTATGGGGTCCACCGGCAAACACTGAATCATTCCTGCAAAGAATCGGACGTGGTAACCGAAGACAGAATAAAACAAACGCCGTATGTCTGATTCCTTATGATTCTGAAACGCCGATATGCGATGTCCTGCGTTTTTTAGCCCTCGTCGATGCAGCTCAAAAAGGCGAATTGCCCATCCTTGACCCTTATGACTTATATGGGGCAGCCAGTCAGCAATGCTTGAGCATGATCGCTTCAGAAAATGGCCGTTATATGCGTATCGCCGATCTATGCCGGATCTTTGACCATAAGCATCATCTATCGCGTGCCACCATAGAAGACATTCTCGCCGAGTTGGCCGACAATGGCTATCTCCAGAGGCATGGTTTTAAGAACCAATACGGGGCCGATCAGAAACTCTATGAACTCGTTGATTACCGGATGATTTACGGAAATTTCGGTGCAAATTCTCAAAGTGTGGACGTTTATCAGGAATCCAAAAAACTTGGCAATGTTCCATCAATCAATTTACTGCGCTTAAAATCGGGTATGCATGTGAGGTTTGGTGGAAAGGCATGGTTAGTTCGAAGGGCATCCGCCGAAGGATTTATACTTGATCCAATCAAGGCTCGCTTACGAGTTGAGGCAGTTGATTTTGTTTATCCTGGCGGTGGCATTGGCTTTGATGGTTTTCTATGTAATCGTATGTGGAAAATCATTCACTCAAATCGTATCATTAGAACATTAATGACGGATGCACTGTATCATGATTTTCGTATCTTCAGGGAAAATCTGACCCGTATGTGCGGACCTGATCAAATCCCATATATTGAGCAGGGGAATGGGTATCGTTATTTGACCTTCGGGGGATACCTGATAAATAAGGCTTTATGCTTGATGACAAATCAATGGGATTTTAAAGCCGACGACGTTTCCTTAAGATGTGCTTCGCCGATTGTTTGGAGCGCGATTCCTAGTGAACCAAAGGATTATGAAACAGTTTTCCATAGTCTTTTTGAGATGTCAGGTAACCAGTCTCTTTACCAGACGCTGCTACCTCCTGCGTTGCAACTTCAAGAGTATTTACAGAGTTGGCTGAAGGACAAAACGATTAGGAAGGTGCTACAACGATTGCAGAAGTCGGAAGCTGTAAGAGTTGATCCGGAACTTCTCGGGTCCATTATTGCCGACGATTTGTGA